From a region of the Cucumis sativus cultivar 9930 chromosome 6, Cucumber_9930_V3, whole genome shotgun sequence genome:
- the LOC101218782 gene encoding homeobox-leucine zipper protein HAT22 produces MGFDDLSNTSLLLGLGLTLPSNPPHLISQKPKKPLDFLCFPPPESEPSLTLGLSTVDTYPSETPDLSRQPSPHSAISSFSGSRVKRERDVSGEEIEEEKASSRVSDEDEDGSNARKKLRLTKEQSALLEESFKLHSTLNPKQKQALASELNLRPRQVEVWFQNRRARTKLKQTEVDCEFLKRCCETLTDENRRLQKELQELKALKLAQPLFMQMPAATLTMCPSCERIGGGAATVNGDGNAKGPFSIATKPRFYKAFTKPSAAC; encoded by the exons ATGGGTTTTGATGATCTTTCTAATACAAGCCTTCTTCTTGGTTTGGGATTAACACTTCCCTCTAATCCTCCTCATCTAATTTCTCAAAAACCCAAGAAGCCACTCGATTTCCTCTGTTTTCCCCCTCCTGAATCCGAGCCCTCCTTAACTTTGGGCCTTTCCACCGTCGATACCTACCCTTCTGAAACCCCTGATTTGTCTCGCCAACCCTCGCCTCACAGTGcgatttcttccttctccGGAAGCAGGGTCAAACGTGAAAGAGATGTTTCCGGTGAAGAGATTGAAGAGGAGAAAGCTTCTTCTCGTGTCAgcgatgaagatgaagatggtTCTAATGCTAGAAAAAAACTTAGACTAACTAAAGAACAATCTGCCCTATTGGAGGAGAGCTTTAAACTTCACAGTACTCTTAACCCT AAGCAAAAGCAAGCCTTAGCTAGCGAGTTAAATCTCCGGCCTCGACAAGTTGAAGTTTGGTTCCAGAATAGGAGAGCcag GACAAAACTTAAGCAAACAGAGGTAGATTGCGAGTTTCTAAAGAGATGCTGCGAAACGCTAACGGACGAAAACAGGAGGCTACAAAAAGAGCTACAAGAACTGAAAGCCTTGAAACTAGCGCAGCCACTGTTCATGCAAATGCCGGCGGCGACACTCACCATGTGCCCGTCTTGTGAGCGGATCGGCGGTGGCGCCGCCACGGTTAACGGCGACGGAAACGCCAAGGGCCCATTTTCGATAGCTACCAAGCCCCGGTTTTACAAAGCCTTCACCAAGCCTTCGGCTGCTTGCTAA
- the LOC101218549 gene encoding EPIDERMAL PATTERNING FACTOR-like protein 2, with the protein MGCECINNGVIGRRSRIILCPIVSLLFFLILASTQMRFMAEGRFISRNGKTVNNSEDKMVLRGQIGSRPPKCERRCSWCGHCEAIQVPANPQKSGTKNSSTMKNIAYARDEASNYKPMSWKCKCGSLIFNP; encoded by the exons atggggtGTGAGTGTATCAACAATGGCGTCATTGGCCGGCGCAGCAGGATAATCTTATGTCCGAttgtttctcttctcttttttctgatTTTGGCATCGACCCAGATGAGATTCATGGCTGAAG GAAGATTTATTTCAAGGAACGGCAAG ACAGTGAATAATAGTGAAGACAAAATGGTATTGAGAGGACAAATTGGGTCAAGGCCACCAAAATGTGAGAGAAGATGTAGTTGGTGTGGTCATTGTGAAGCCATCCAAGTTCCAGCAAATCCACAAAAATCAGGAACTAAAAACTCCTCAACAATGAAGAACATAGCTTATGCTAGAGATGAAGCCTCCAATTACAAGCCCATGAGCTGGAAATGCAAATGTGGGAGCTTAATCTTCAATCCTTAA
- the LOC101218146 gene encoding cysteine desulfurase, mitochondrial: MASKILASTLRRTLSNSSSPISRFRPISTAAAAVAASPSEPHEDETGISMKGVKISGRPLYLDMQATSPVDPRVLDAMLPYYISRYGNPHSRTHLYGWESDHAVETARSQVAALIGASPKEIVFTSGATESNNISIKGVMHFYRDKKRHLITTQTEHKCVLDSCRHLQQEGFEITYLPVGSDGIVDLEKLRSAIRPDTGLVSVMAVNNEIGVIQPVEEIGKICKEFNVPFHTDAAQALGKIPIDVEKWNVSLMSLSGHKIYGPKGIGALYMRRRPRIRVEPQMNGGGQERGIRSGTVPTPLVVGMGAACELAMKEMEYDDKRITALQERLLNGINAKLEGVVVNGSMENRYPGNLNLSFAYVEGESLLMGLKDVAVSSGSACTSASLEPSYVLRALGVDEDMAHTSIRFGIGRFTTEAEIDRAVELTVHQVEKLREMSPLYEMVKEGINIKEIQWAQH; the protein is encoded by the coding sequence ATGGCTTCCAAGATTCTTGCTTCCACTTTACGCCGAACCCTCTCAAATTCCTCTTCCCCCATCTCGCGCTTCCGACCTATCTCcactgctgctgctgctgtcGCCGCTTCTCCGTCGGAACCCCATGAGGATGAAACTGGGATTTCTATGAAAGGTGTTAAAATATCTGGACGACCGCTTTATCTTGATATGCAAGCTACATCCCCTGTTGATCCTCGGGTGTTAGACGCCATGCTTCCTTATTATATTTCGCGCTATGGTAATCCACACTCTCGTACGCATCTTTATGGTTGGGAATCCGACCATGCCGTTGAGACGGCTCGTTCCCAAGTTGCTGCTCTTATCGGTGCCTCGCCTAAGGAGATTGTTTTTACCTCTGGAGCTACTGAGTCCAATAACATATCAATCAAGGGGGTTATGCATTTCTATAGAGATAAGAAAAGGCACTTGATTACCACTCAGACCGAGCACAAGTGCGTTCTTGATTCTTGCAGACATTTGCAGCAAGAGGGTTTTGAGATTACCTATTTACCGGTTGGGTCTGATGGAATTGTTGATTTGGAAAAGCTCCGCTCTGCGATTAGACCCGACACTGGCCTTGTTTCAGTCATGGCGGTTAATAATGAAATTGGTGTCATTCAGCCTGTAGAGGAAATTGGGAAAATTTGCAAAGAATTCAATGTTCCCTTCCATACTGATGCGGCTCAGGCTCTTGGGAAGATTCCGATTGATGTGGAGAAGTGGAATGTGAGCTTGATGTCCTTGAGTGGACATAAGATTTATGGACCGAAGGGTATTGGGGCTCTGTATATGCGGAGGAGGCCGAGGATTCGAGTTGAGCCCCAAATGAATGGAGGAGGACAAGAGAGGGGTATAAGGAGTGGGACTGTGCCAACCCCATTGGTCGTGGGAATGGGCGCAGCCTGTGAGCTTGCGATGAAGGAAATGGAATATGATGATAAGCGAATTACTGCATTGCAGGAACGGCTCTTAAATGGTATAAATGCGAAGCTTGAGGGAGTTGTGGTGAATGGTAGCATGGAGAACCGGTATCCTGGTAATCTGAATTTGTCATTTGCGTATGTTGAAGGTGAAAGCTTGCTTATGGGATTGAAGGATGTGGCTGTTTCGAGCGGAAGTGCATGCACCAGCGCCAGTTTGGAGCCTTCATATGTCTTGAGGGCGTTGGGAGTGGATGAGGACATGGCTCACACTTCAATCAGGTTTGGCATTGGGAGATTCACCACGGAGGCTGAGATCGATCGAGCAGTTGAGTTGACAGTACATCAGGTGGAAAAATTGAGGGAAATGAGTCCCCTTTATGAAATGGTAAAGGAGGGCATAAACATCAAGGAGATCCAATGGGCCCAACACTGA
- the LOC101203813 gene encoding uncharacterized protein DDB_G0290685: MFRSSPRRSQRSKGFKVKHALQIFILLGVCVWLVYQVQHSRGKKATFNESTKLDEVVKLGRKDLHPRVDENITRDESHREDEEETRSELEKGMSGSDNEEKGGGNDEFHDQQEVQEDTENKDFVVDIEKEREENSEVRKETETEENKEIENENKENEEIKENDKENGEIQKSQSDENGEEGRGGGIEENVNEESKEHGNQEVNGNEESKGQENQDVNGNEESKVQENQGLSGNEESKEQENQDVNGNNESKGQENQDVNGNEESKVQENQDVNGNEESKGQENEDMNGNEESKGKENQDVNGNEESKGQENQDQNGNEESKIQENQDVNGNEESKGQENQDQNGNEESKVQENQDVNGSEENKVQGNQDVNGNDESKGQGNQDVNGSEESKGLENQEVNGSEESKGLENQEVNGSEESKGLENQEVNGNEESKGLENQEVNGNEERKGLENQEVNGNEESKELENQEVNGNEGSKGLENQEGNGNEESKGLENQEGNGNEESKEKGNQEENEGKDKVNEMPTEDRKENENEERSQSNESGMGEKNEENKENENREERIIEETDKKDSNNGGEREKESGDNEKEETKEKDREDVNVETKEAISETKEGSQDTMENNGNENKEENNENETVKKDEQKEVSIKSVVPAEEQVQDGNDKSNNDAREAQYKGDNASSAVHEDQNTATGNGQDGFAKLNEVESVENKENYESQHKDAQTIREDVDSDRNEPVQNGSEAEKNGNNQSEVPEEVTNNNEEQPVSKENDQHDSVSQESNTSEPDQSDRQVSHNENENAVHSNSNDDSSGQKNDHDNPTDMSNSQENDASSNTIEGAGAGRHDNENVDQSNGNNSDHTKENFDSHNEGVRFSDTKSSEDQGNTGDSSGSSLPQEEKDTLTDLDTLPESRTEGNNKDETATE; the protein is encoded by the coding sequence ATGTTCAGGTCATCCCCTCGAAGGAGTCAGAGATCCAAAGGCTTTAAGGTAAAGCATGCTTTACAAATCTTTATTTTGCTTGGGGTTTGCGTCTGGCTCGTTTACCAAGTTCAGCATTCTCGTGGTAAGAAAGCTACTTTCAATGAGAGCACAAAACTTGATGAGGTTGTGAAATTAGGGAGGAAAGATCTCCATCCGAGAGTTGATGAAAACATCACAAGAGATGAGAGCCACAGagaggatgaagaagaaaccaGGAGTGAGCTGGAAAAGGGTATGTCTGGGAGTGATAATGAAGAAAAGGGGGGTGGGAATGATGAATTTCACGATCAACAAGAAGTTCAGGAGGACACTGAGAATAAAGATTTTGTGGTGGatatagagaaagagagagaggagaacAGTGAGGTTAGGAAAGAAACAGAAACTGAAGAGaacaaagaaattgaaaacgaaaacaaagaaaatgaagagattAAAGAGAATGATAAGGAAAATGGAGAGATTCAAAAGAGTCAGAGTGATGAGAATGGAGAGGAGGGTAGAGGGGGAGGGATTGAAGAGAATGTAAACGAAGAAAGCAAAGAACACGGCAATCAAGAAGTGaatggaaatgaagaaagcAAAGGACAGGAAAATCAAGACGTGAATGGAAACGAAGAAAGCAAGGTGCAGGAAAATCAAGGCTTAAGTGGAAACGAAGAAAGCAAAGAGCAGGAAAATCAAGACGTCAATGGAAACAATGAAAGCAAAGGGCAGGAAAATCAAGACGTCAATGGAAACGAAGAAAGCAAAGTGCAGGAAAATCAAGATGTAAATGGAAACGAAGAAAGCAAAGGACAGGAAAATGAAGACATGAATGGGAACGAAGAAAgcaaagggaaagaaaatcAAGACGTGAATGGAAACGAAGAAAGCAAAGGGCAGGAAAATCAAGACCaaaatggaaatgaagaaagcAAAATACAGGAAAATCAAGACGTGAATGGAAACGAAGAAAGCAAAGGGCAGGAAAATCAAGATCAAAATGGAAACGAAGAAAGCAAAGTACAAGAAAATCAAGACGTTAATGGAAGcgaagaaaacaaagtacagGGAAATCAAGACGTAAATGGAAATGACGAAAGCAAAGGGCAGGGAAATCAAGACGTGAATGGAAGCGAAGAAAGCAAAGGACTAGAAAATCAAGAGGTGAATGGAAGCGAAGAAAGCAAAGGACTAGAAAATCAAGAGGTGAATGGAAGCGAAGAAAGCAAAGGACTAGAAAATCAAGAGGTGAATGGAAACGAAGAAAGCAAAGGACTGGAAAATCAAGAGGTTAATGGAaacgaagaaagaaaaggactGGAGAATCAAGAAGTGaatggaaatgaagaaagcAAAGAACTGGAAAATCAAGAGGTGAATGGAAACGAAGGAAGCAAAGGACTGGAGAATCAAGAAGGGaatggaaatgaagaaagcAAAGGACTTGAGAATCAAGAAGGGaatggaaatgaagaaagtaaagaaaaggggaatcaagaagaaaatgaaggtaaagATAAGGTAAATGAGATGCCGACTGAAGACaggaaggaaaatgaaaacgAGGAGAGAAGCCAGAGTAATGAGAGTGGAATGGGggagaagaatgaagaaaacaaagaaaatgaaaatcgaGAGGAGAGGATTATTGAAGAGACGGATAAAAAAGATAGCAACAATGgaggagaaagagagaaggagaGTGGTGACAATGAGAAGGAAGAGACCAAGGAGAAGGACAGAGAAGATGTTAATGTAGAAACCAAAGAGGCCATCAGTGAGACCAAGGAAGGTTCCCAAGATACCATGGAAAACAACGGTAACGAGAACAAGGAGGAGAACAACGAAAACGAGACAGTCAAGAAGGATGAACAGAAGGAAGTTAGTATTAAGAGTGTAGTTCCAGCTGAAGAACAGGTTCAAGATGGGAATGACAAGAGTAATAACGATGCAAGAGAAGCACAATACAAAGGGGATAATGCTTCCAGTGCTGTACATGAGGATCAAAACACAGCCACTGGAAATGGGCAGGATGGTTTTGCAAAATTAAATGAGGTAGAGTCagttgaaaacaaagaaaactatGAATCTCAGCACAAGGATGCACAGACGATTCGCGAAGATGTTGATTCTGATAGAAATGAACCAGTCCAAAATGGAAGTGAAGctgaaaaaaatggaaacaacCAATCTGAGGTACCCGAAGAAGTGACTAATAACAATGAAGAGCAGCCAGTGTCCAAGGAGAATGACCAGCACGATTCAGTATCCCAAGAGTCGAATACTTCTGAGCCCGATCAATCAGATCGACAAGTGAGCcacaatgaaaatgaaaatgctgTTCATAGCAACTCGAATGATGATTCTTCAGGTCAAAAGAATGACCATGATAATCCTACAGATATGTCAAACTCCCAAGAGAATGATGCATCATCAAACACTATTGAAGGTGCTGGTGCTGGACGGCATGACAATGAGAACGTTGATCAAAGCAATGGAAATAATAGCGATCACacgaaagaaaattttgattcccACAATGAGGGTGTCAGATTTTCTGATACAAAAAGCAGTGAGGATCAGGGTAATACTGGTGATTCTTCAGGATCTTCTTTACCTCAGGAGGAGAAGGATACTCTGACAGATTTGGATACCTTACCCGAAAGCAGAACAGAAGGGAATAACAAGGATGAAACAGCCACAGAGTGA
- the LOC101204059 gene encoding uncharacterized protein LOC101204059, whose translation MATATVTVNPPRPKLACFSFAAYAKTVIDHLKSLQIPVHPGLSDPEFTSVESTFRFSFPPDLRSILQEGLPIGSGFPNWRSSSTQQLHILINLPKFCLLKEISQRKFWCQSWGAQPDDTNDAVALAKQFLDRAPVLVPIYKNWYIPSAPNMAGNPVFHLDDGEIRVSSFDLAGFFQTHEYSQLGKAETDRLVIDSPAWAATEARAVEFWTEVASRKKATGREVTEGWWNEGEFEMGLDGCLEDVFWKLREGGWREEDVRDMMMMDRHDRSLEQNEATMEKLRVSVCEILLSGGWSRDDVVYSLDLEGHSASVIPEEESTFEINLHHQHLPIRIPQVERKIKPRNTTTSHLKMPPFFFAPHRNLIL comes from the coding sequence ATGGCCACCGCCACCGTCACCGTCAACCCTCCTCGGCCAAAACTTGCCTGTTTCTCCTTCGCCGCCTATGCTAAAACTGTCATCGACCATCTCAAATCTCTCCAAATTCCCGTCCATCCTGGCCTCTCCGACCCTGAATTTACATCCGTCGAGTCCACCTTCCGATTCTCTTTCCCGCCGGACCTCCGTTCGATCCTCCAAGAGGGTCTCCCAATTGGGTCTGGTTTCCCCAACTGGCGATCCTCCTCCACTCAACAGCTTCACATTCTGATCAATCTCCCAAAATTCTGCCTCCTCAAGGAaatttctcaaagaaaattctGGTGTCAATCTTGGGGGGCCCAACCTGATGATACGAACGACGCTGTTGCTTTGGCCAAGCAATTCTTGGACAGAGCCCCTGTTCTTGTCCCCATTTATAAGAACTGGTACATCCCTTCCGCCCCGAACATGGCCGGAAACCCTGTATTTCACCTTGACGATGGGGAGATTCGTGTTTCCAGCTTTGACTTGGCTGGATTCTTTCAAACCCATGAATATTCTCAACTAGGTAAGGCTGAAACGGACCGTTTAGTGATCGATTCACCAGCTTGGGCGGCCACAGAGGCCCGAGCAGTGGAATTCTGGACGGAAGTGGCTTCGAGAAAGAAAGCGACGGGGCGTGAGGTAACGGAAGGGTGGTGGAATGAAGGAGAATTTGAAATGGGGTTGGACGGATGCCTTGAGGACGTGTTTTGGAAGTTGCGAGAAGGTGGGTGGAGGGAAGAAGATGTCAGAGATATGATGATGATGGACCGCCATGATCGGAGCTTGGAACAGAATGAGGCGACAATGGAGAAACTTAGAGTATCAGTATGTGAAATTTTGCTTAGTGGGGGATGGAGCAGAGACGATGTGGTGTACTCTCTTGATCTTGAAGGCCATTCCGCCAGTGTTATTCCTGAAGAAGAATCAACATTTGAAATCAATCTTCATCATCAACATCTGCCAATTAGAATCCCTCAAGTAGAACGCAAGATAAAGCCCCGGAACACCACCACCAGCCACCTTAAAATGCCCCCATTTTTCTTTGCACCACATCGGAATTTAATCCTCTAA
- the LOC101204298 gene encoding uncharacterized protein LOC101204298 isoform X1, producing the protein MEKEEQPEFCSTPDLEHQANGISSKNEKSVSDGTDAAKKAKSGSQFLENGAPHNQHYTALLQRAHYPQHAEKPSSPTAPAAVNERLQLPQNAANLPHQLSQPPQPQQFVLSSQPFWVQPQPSISFGATEGSWQSPVAISAGASPICQPQAPNFYYPVGYPTYPGFPGSRDGSIWWGQTQPILFPGLSNYPRASCGFVSSQSWPMPIPSCVTSSSGQPLLRGVIKPPEKLSQKHQKLWEAQSAENVQLWSMIGELQGELAVYKGRLSKLEAEISCLRSAATNEPAVEVGNDDIILRGQPAKRGRSKRATAPVGSQPPLQPRTRVRKPAVARTKVEEAKQTLLGKDSLNKADDNKHKYFTSLDITKQDKNEDISASINQNNGIVEIDDDTLKMPVSLDTQVLEQCSEIHPCGIEFKPPSVLKSNYEENFIWSLGIISKDSEPNDFSIASPTIYTNGNVTRQGITRWNFKLEGGTAELGFPPAVVHKTGNEEMADEFSSGPEEIETQNGSSWC; encoded by the exons ATGGAAAAGGAAGAACAGCCCGAGTTTTGTTCTACCCCTGATCTTGAACACCAAGCCAATGGAATTTCA AGTAAGAATGAGAAAAGTGTATCTGATGGGACAGATGCAGCAAAAAAGGCCAAATCTGGAAGCCAATTCTTAGAGAATGGGGCTCCCCATAATCAGCATTACACTGCGCTTCTTCAAAGAGCTCACTACCCTCAACATGCAGAAAAGCCTTCATCGCCAACTGCCCCTGCCGCCGTGAACGAGCGACTTCAGCTGCCGCAAAACGCCGCTAATCTTCCGCATCAGCTTAGCCAGCCTCCGCAGCCGCAGCAATTTGTTCTTTCTTCACAACCCTTTTGGGTACAGCCACAGCCGAGTATTTCCTTTGGAGCAACTGAAGGTAGCTGGCAATCTCCGGTGGCGATTAGCGCTGGAGCCTCGCCGATATGTCAACCCCAAGCTCCTAATTTCTATTACCCTGTTGGATATCCGACGTATCCAGGTTTTCCAG GTTCCAGGGATGGCTCAATTTGGTGGGGTCAAACACAACCAATACTGTTTCCTGGATTGTCCAATTATCCAAGAGCTTCATGTGGTTTTGTATCTTCTCAATCTTGGCCAATGCCAATTCCTAGTTGTGTAACATCATCCTCTGGACAACCCCTTTTAAGAGGAGTCATCAAACCACCTGAAAAGCTTTCTCAGAAGCATCAAAAACTTTGGGAAGCTCAG TCTGCAGAAAATGTACAATTGTGGAGTATGATAGGAGAGTTGCAGGGGGAATTAGCAGTCTACAAGGGCCGCTTGAGTAAGCTTGAAGCTGAAATTTCATGCTTACGATCTGCAGCTACTAATGAGCCTGCTGTGGAAGTTGGAAATGATGACATTATATTGAGGGGACAACCAGCAAAGCGAGGAAGGTCGAAACGAGCTACAGCTCCAGTTGGTTCACAACCTCCTTTGCAGCCGCGTACACGAGTAAGAAAGCCAGCAGTTGCGAGGACAAAAGTagaagaagcaaaacaaaCTCTTCTTGGAAAAGATAGCTTAAATAAGGCGGAtgataataaacataaatattttacttccCTTGACATTACAAAGCAAGACAAGAATGAAGACATTTCAGCTTCCATCAATCAAAACAATGGGATCGTGGAGATTGATGATGACACTCTCAAGATGCCTGTCTCTTTAGACACTCAAGTTCTTGAACAATGCTCTGAAATTCACCCATGTGGAATTGAATTCAAGCCACCATCAGTATTGAAATCTAATTATGAAG aaaatttcatatgGTCTTTAGGAATCATCTCCAAAGACTCCGAACCAAATGACTTTAGTATAGCCTCCCCAACAATCTACACCAATGGAAATGTTACCAGACAAGGAATAACTAGGTGGAACTTTAAACTCGAGGGCGGAACGGCTGAATTGGGATTTCCTCCTGCAGTAGTACACAAAACGGGGAACGAAGAAATGGCAGATGAATTCAGCTCAGGACCTGAAGAGATTGAAACACAAAATGGTTCCTCCTGGTGTTGA
- the LOC101204298 gene encoding uncharacterized protein LOC101204298 isoform X2, protein MEKEEQPEFCSTPDLEHQANGISSKNEKSVSDGTDAAKKAKSGSQFLENGAPHNQHYTALLQRAHYPQHAEKPSSPTAPAAVNERLQLPQNAANLPHQLSQPPQPQQFVLSSQPFWVQPQPSISFGATEGSWQSPVAISAGASPICQPQAPNFYYPVGYPTYPGFPGSRDGSIWWGQTQPILFPGLSNYPRASCGFVSSQSWPMPIPSCVTSSSGQPLLRGVIKPPEKLSQKHQKLWEAQSAENVQLWSMIGELQGELAVYKGRLSKLEAEISCLRSAATNEPAVEVGNDDIILRGQPAKRGRSKRATAPVGSQPPLQPRTRVRKPAVARTKVEEAKQTLLGKDSLNKADDNKHKYFTSLDITKQDKNEDISASINQNNGIVEIDDDTLKMPVSLDTQVLEQCSEIHPCGIEFKPPSVLKSNYEGIISKDSEPNDFSIASPTIYTNGNVTRQGITRWNFKLEGGTAELGFPPAVVHKTGNEEMADEFSSGPEEIETQNGSSWC, encoded by the exons ATGGAAAAGGAAGAACAGCCCGAGTTTTGTTCTACCCCTGATCTTGAACACCAAGCCAATGGAATTTCA AGTAAGAATGAGAAAAGTGTATCTGATGGGACAGATGCAGCAAAAAAGGCCAAATCTGGAAGCCAATTCTTAGAGAATGGGGCTCCCCATAATCAGCATTACACTGCGCTTCTTCAAAGAGCTCACTACCCTCAACATGCAGAAAAGCCTTCATCGCCAACTGCCCCTGCCGCCGTGAACGAGCGACTTCAGCTGCCGCAAAACGCCGCTAATCTTCCGCATCAGCTTAGCCAGCCTCCGCAGCCGCAGCAATTTGTTCTTTCTTCACAACCCTTTTGGGTACAGCCACAGCCGAGTATTTCCTTTGGAGCAACTGAAGGTAGCTGGCAATCTCCGGTGGCGATTAGCGCTGGAGCCTCGCCGATATGTCAACCCCAAGCTCCTAATTTCTATTACCCTGTTGGATATCCGACGTATCCAGGTTTTCCAG GTTCCAGGGATGGCTCAATTTGGTGGGGTCAAACACAACCAATACTGTTTCCTGGATTGTCCAATTATCCAAGAGCTTCATGTGGTTTTGTATCTTCTCAATCTTGGCCAATGCCAATTCCTAGTTGTGTAACATCATCCTCTGGACAACCCCTTTTAAGAGGAGTCATCAAACCACCTGAAAAGCTTTCTCAGAAGCATCAAAAACTTTGGGAAGCTCAG TCTGCAGAAAATGTACAATTGTGGAGTATGATAGGAGAGTTGCAGGGGGAATTAGCAGTCTACAAGGGCCGCTTGAGTAAGCTTGAAGCTGAAATTTCATGCTTACGATCTGCAGCTACTAATGAGCCTGCTGTGGAAGTTGGAAATGATGACATTATATTGAGGGGACAACCAGCAAAGCGAGGAAGGTCGAAACGAGCTACAGCTCCAGTTGGTTCACAACCTCCTTTGCAGCCGCGTACACGAGTAAGAAAGCCAGCAGTTGCGAGGACAAAAGTagaagaagcaaaacaaaCTCTTCTTGGAAAAGATAGCTTAAATAAGGCGGAtgataataaacataaatattttacttccCTTGACATTACAAAGCAAGACAAGAATGAAGACATTTCAGCTTCCATCAATCAAAACAATGGGATCGTGGAGATTGATGATGACACTCTCAAGATGCCTGTCTCTTTAGACACTCAAGTTCTTGAACAATGCTCTGAAATTCACCCATGTGGAATTGAATTCAAGCCACCATCAGTATTGAAATCTAATTATGAAG GAATCATCTCCAAAGACTCCGAACCAAATGACTTTAGTATAGCCTCCCCAACAATCTACACCAATGGAAATGTTACCAGACAAGGAATAACTAGGTGGAACTTTAAACTCGAGGGCGGAACGGCTGAATTGGGATTTCCTCCTGCAGTAGTACACAAAACGGGGAACGAAGAAATGGCAGATGAATTCAGCTCAGGACCTGAAGAGATTGAAACACAAAATGGTTCCTCCTGGTGTTGA